Proteins from one Carcharodon carcharias isolate sCarCar2 chromosome 19, sCarCar2.pri, whole genome shotgun sequence genomic window:
- the LOC121291505 gene encoding nuclear factor 7, brain-like isoform X1, producing the protein MSESWQLFCAQQAPTYITQEQVQVEIASVCDQLTAFTGFLSTEQDKVSAVKKSSEVLLSHVKEQFAEMHSFLCERENALTQELAKDEESVLGLIRENLQKAEDGRLSLEARLTELSAQQSQGDDIEFLKVEYGEDYGRVRRS; encoded by the exons ATGTCGGAATCGTGGCAgctattttgtgcacagcaagctcccacttaCATCACTCAG GAACAGGTGCAGGTGGAGATAGCTTCAGTCTGCGATCAGTTGACAGCTTTCACTGGCTTCCTCAGCACCGAACAGGACAAAGTTTCAGCAGTCAAG AAAAGTTCTGAGGTGCTGCTGTCGCACGTGAAGGAGCAGTTTGCTGAAATGCACAGCtttctgtgtgaaagagagaacgCTTTGACTCAGGAGTTGGCTAAAGACGAGGAATCCGTCCTGGGACTGATCCGAGAGAACCTGCAGAAAGCTGAGGACGGGCGGCTTTCCCTGGAGGCTCGGCTGACCGAGCTGAGCGCGCAACAATCTCAGGGTGATGACATTGAGTTTCTGAAGGTAGAGTACGGGGAGGATTACGGAAGAGTGAGGCGCTCCTGA
- the LOC121291505 gene encoding nuclear factor 7, brain-like isoform X2 has protein sequence MSESWQLFCAQQAPTYITQEQVQVEIASVCDQLTAFTGFLSTEQDKVSAVKKSSEVLLSHVKEQFAEMHSFLCERENALTQELAKDEESVLGLIRENLQKAEDGRLSLEARLTELSAQQSQGDDIEFLKEVSKQR, from the exons ATGTCGGAATCGTGGCAgctattttgtgcacagcaagctcccacttaCATCACTCAG GAACAGGTGCAGGTGGAGATAGCTTCAGTCTGCGATCAGTTGACAGCTTTCACTGGCTTCCTCAGCACCGAACAGGACAAAGTTTCAGCAGTCAAG AAAAGTTCTGAGGTGCTGCTGTCGCACGTGAAGGAGCAGTTTGCTGAAATGCACAGCtttctgtgtgaaagagagaacgCTTTGACTCAGGAGTTGGCTAAAGACGAGGAATCCGTCCTGGGACTGATCCGAGAGAACCTGCAGAAAGCTGAGGACGGGCGGCTTTCCCTGGAGGCTCGGCTGACCGAGCTGAGCGCGCAACAATCTCAGGGTGATGACATTGAGTTTCTGAAG GAAGTAAGCAAGCAAAGGTAG